A stretch of Streptomyces vietnamensis DNA encodes these proteins:
- a CDS encoding histidine triad nucleotide-binding protein, which translates to MAGEPQSDCLFCKIAEGEVPATIVRETETTVAFRDINPQAPTHVLVIPRVHYPDAASLAAAAPTVAADILREAGEVAEQEKIDGSGFRIVFNTGAGAGQTVFHAHAHVLGGRGLNWPPG; encoded by the coding sequence ATGGCCGGAGAGCCGCAGAGCGACTGCCTGTTCTGCAAGATCGCGGAAGGGGAGGTGCCGGCGACGATCGTCCGCGAGACGGAGACCACCGTCGCGTTCCGCGACATCAACCCGCAGGCGCCCACGCACGTCCTCGTGATCCCGCGCGTCCACTACCCCGACGCCGCCTCCCTGGCCGCCGCCGCGCCGACCGTCGCCGCCGACATACTGCGCGAGGCGGGCGAGGTCGCCGAGCAGGAGAAGATCGACGGCAGCGGCTTCCGGATCGTGTTCAACACCGGCGCCGGAGCCGGCCAGACCGTCTTCCACGCCCACGCGCACGTGCTGGGCGGCCGCGGCCTCAACTGGCCCCCCGGATAA
- the ybeY gene encoding rRNA maturation RNase YbeY, translating to MSIDVNNESGTEVDEQAILDIARYALARMRIHPLSELSVIVVDAEAMEQLHIQWMDLPGPTDVMSFPMDELRPPSKDDEEPPQGLLGDIVLCPEVATQQGKDAPTQHSMDEELQLLTVHGVLHLLGYDHEEPDEKAEMFGLQAAIVDGWRAEKGLTGPSPAPTVS from the coding sequence ATGTCGATCGACGTCAACAACGAGTCCGGTACCGAGGTCGACGAGCAGGCGATCCTCGACATCGCCCGCTACGCGCTCGCGCGCATGCGCATCCACCCGCTCTCCGAGCTCTCGGTGATCGTCGTGGACGCGGAGGCGATGGAGCAGCTCCACATCCAGTGGATGGACCTGCCCGGACCCACGGACGTCATGTCCTTCCCGATGGACGAGCTGCGCCCGCCGTCGAAGGACGACGAGGAGCCCCCGCAGGGCCTCCTCGGCGACATCGTGCTCTGCCCCGAGGTCGCCACCCAGCAGGGCAAGGACGCGCCGACGCAGCACTCCATGGACGAGGAGCTCCAGCTCCTCACCGTCCACGGGGTGCTGCACCTGCTCGGGTACGACCACGAGGAGCCGGACGAGAAGGCCGAGATGTTCGGGCTCCAGGCGGCGATCGTCGACGGCTGGCGCGCGGAG
- a CDS encoding ATP-binding protein, whose amino-acid sequence MADESPLIRSLRAAVAAAPGDVPLRLHFAELLLSEGRNDEAVAEAAVALQHAPGDADARALMVRAMGVPPAAPVAEEPVKPEPAPSFDWDAAEQQVQDLVGPRFLDDPQADGGEGTAGDAAAWDVDAPGAVRLADVGGMEEVKERLEAAFLAPMRNPELRRLYGKSLRGGLLLYGPPGCGKTFIARAVAGELGADFLTVSLSDVLDMWIGASEKNIHDIFETARRQAPCVVFLDELDALGAKRSRTHHSGLRNVVNQLLTELDGIASGTGNEGVFVLAATNVPWDVDIALRRPGRLDRTLLVLPPDAAARESILRYHLRERPIEAVDLGKLVKATEDFSGADLAHVCETAAEAALLDSARSGSVRLITTKDLLGAARQIRPSTEPWFAAARNVAMFANEGGLYDDLLAHLKRKRKL is encoded by the coding sequence ATGGCCGACGAGTCCCCCCTCATCCGCAGTCTGCGCGCCGCCGTGGCCGCCGCCCCCGGTGACGTACCCCTGCGCCTCCACTTCGCCGAGCTGCTCCTCTCCGAGGGGCGGAACGACGAGGCCGTCGCGGAGGCGGCCGTCGCGCTCCAGCACGCTCCCGGCGACGCGGACGCGCGGGCGCTGATGGTGCGGGCGATGGGGGTGCCCCCGGCGGCACCGGTCGCCGAAGAACCCGTGAAGCCCGAGCCCGCGCCCTCCTTCGACTGGGACGCCGCCGAGCAGCAGGTGCAGGACCTCGTCGGGCCCCGGTTCCTCGACGACCCGCAGGCCGACGGCGGCGAGGGGACCGCCGGGGACGCCGCCGCCTGGGACGTCGACGCCCCCGGTGCCGTACGCCTCGCCGACGTCGGCGGCATGGAGGAGGTCAAGGAGCGCCTGGAGGCCGCCTTCCTCGCGCCCATGCGCAACCCCGAACTGCGCAGGCTGTACGGCAAGTCGCTCCGCGGCGGCCTGCTCCTCTACGGGCCGCCCGGCTGCGGCAAGACCTTCATCGCGCGGGCCGTCGCCGGCGAACTCGGCGCCGACTTCCTCACCGTGTCGCTCTCCGACGTCCTCGACATGTGGATCGGGGCCTCCGAGAAGAACATCCACGACATCTTCGAGACCGCCCGCCGCCAGGCCCCCTGCGTCGTCTTCCTCGACGAGCTGGACGCCCTCGGCGCCAAGCGTTCGCGCACCCACCACAGCGGCCTGCGCAACGTCGTCAACCAGCTCCTCACCGAGCTCGACGGCATCGCGAGCGGCACCGGCAACGAGGGCGTCTTCGTCCTCGCCGCCACCAACGTGCCCTGGGACGTGGACATCGCGCTGCGCCGCCCCGGCCGCCTCGACCGCACCCTGCTCGTGCTGCCGCCGGACGCCGCCGCCCGCGAGTCGATCCTCCGCTACCACCTGCGGGAACGGCCCATCGAGGCCGTCGACCTCGGCAAGCTCGTCAAGGCCACCGAGGACTTCTCCGGCGCGGACCTCGCCCACGTCTGCGAGACGGCCGCCGAGGCCGCGCTCCTCGACTCCGCCCGCAGCGGCTCCGTACGCCTCATCACCACCAAGGACCTCCTCGGCGCGGCCCGGCAGATCAGGCCGTCCACCGAGCCGTGGTTCGCCGCCGCCCGGAACGTCGCCATGTTCGCCAACGAGGGCGGCCTGTACGACGACCTCCTCGCCCACCTCAAGCGGAAGCGCAAGCTGTGA
- a CDS encoding PhoH family protein encodes MTQTPTAHNGAPRDEAPGQARAHFTVPAKHPMVTVLGSGDSLLRVIERSFPGTDIHVRGNQVSAVGDAVEVALIQRLFDEMMLVLRTGQPMTEDAVERSIAMLREETGEAVVETPSEVLTQNILSSRGRTIRPKTLNQKRYVDAIDKHTIVFGIGPAGTGKTYLAMAKAVQALQSKQVNRIILTRPAVEAGERLGFLPGTLYEKIDPYLRPLYDALHDMLDPDSIPKLMASGTIEVAPLAYMRGRTLNDAFIILDEAQNTNPEQMKMFLTRLGFDSKIVITGDVTQVDLPGGTKSGLRQVRDILDGVQDVHFSMLTSQDVVRHKLVGRIVDAYEQYDIRNGK; translated from the coding sequence ATGACTCAGACACCCACAGCCCACAACGGTGCGCCCCGCGACGAGGCGCCCGGACAGGCCCGCGCCCACTTCACCGTCCCCGCGAAGCACCCCATGGTGACCGTCCTCGGCTCCGGTGACTCCCTGCTCCGCGTGATCGAGCGGTCGTTCCCGGGAACCGACATCCACGTCCGGGGCAACCAGGTCAGCGCGGTCGGCGACGCCGTGGAAGTCGCCCTGATACAGCGCCTGTTCGACGAGATGATGCTGGTGCTCCGCACCGGTCAGCCGATGACGGAGGACGCAGTGGAACGCTCGATCGCCATGCTCCGGGAGGAGACCGGGGAGGCGGTCGTCGAGACGCCCTCCGAGGTGCTCACGCAGAACATCCTCTCCAGCCGCGGCCGGACCATCCGCCCCAAGACGCTCAACCAGAAGCGGTACGTCGACGCGATCGACAAGCACACGATCGTCTTCGGCATCGGCCCCGCCGGTACCGGCAAGACCTATCTCGCCATGGCGAAGGCGGTCCAGGCCCTGCAGTCCAAGCAGGTCAACCGGATCATCCTGACCCGGCCCGCCGTCGAGGCGGGCGAGCGGCTCGGCTTCCTGCCCGGCACGCTCTACGAGAAGATCGACCCGTACCTGCGGCCGCTGTACGACGCCCTGCACGACATGCTCGACCCCGACTCGATCCCCAAGCTCATGGCGAGCGGGACGATCGAGGTCGCGCCCCTGGCGTACATGCGCGGACGCACGCTGAACGACGCGTTCATCATCCTCGACGAGGCGCAGAACACGAACCCCGAGCAGATGAAGATGTTCCTCACCCGCCTCGGCTTCGACTCGAAGATCGTCATCACCGGTGACGTCACCCAGGTCGACCTGCCGGGCGGGACGAAGAGCGGTCTGCGGCAGGTCCGCGACATCCTCGACGGTGTCCAGGACGTGCACTTCTCGATGCTCACGTCGCAGGATGTCGTCCGGCACAAGCTCGTCGGCCGTATCGTCGACGCGTACGAGCAGTACGACATCCGCAACGGGAAGTAG
- a CDS encoding ribonuclease Z, which yields MSVRELVVLGTASQVPTRHRNHNGYVLRWDGKGILFDPGEGTQRQMLRAGVAAHDLDRICVTHFHGDHSLGLAGVIQRINLDQVPHPVTAHYPASGQRFFERLRYATAYRETVQLTEAPVAADGPLAVTEDFTLDARRLSHPVESYGYRVTEPDGRRILPEKLAAHGIKGPDVGRIQREGALGGVSLDDVSEVRRGQRFAFVMDTRLCDGVHALAEGADMLVIESTFLDEDVRLATDHGHLTAGQAAAVARDAGVRHLVLTHFSQRYSDPAAFERQARAAGFDGELSIAQDLMRVPLPKRT from the coding sequence GTGTCCGTACGCGAACTGGTCGTCCTCGGGACCGCGAGCCAGGTCCCGACCCGGCACCGCAACCACAACGGCTACGTGCTGCGCTGGGACGGAAAGGGCATCCTCTTCGATCCCGGCGAGGGCACCCAGCGGCAGATGCTGCGGGCCGGGGTCGCCGCGCACGACCTCGACCGGATCTGCGTCACGCACTTCCACGGCGACCACTCGCTGGGCCTGGCCGGGGTGATCCAGCGGATCAACCTCGACCAGGTCCCGCACCCGGTCACCGCCCACTACCCGGCGAGCGGGCAGCGCTTCTTCGAGCGGCTGCGGTACGCCACGGCCTACCGCGAGACCGTGCAGCTGACCGAGGCCCCGGTGGCCGCCGACGGGCCGCTCGCCGTCACCGAGGACTTCACCCTCGACGCCCGCCGGCTCTCCCACCCCGTCGAGTCCTACGGCTACCGGGTCACCGAGCCCGACGGGCGCCGCATCCTGCCCGAGAAGCTCGCCGCGCACGGCATCAAGGGCCCCGACGTCGGCCGCATCCAGCGCGAGGGCGCCCTCGGCGGCGTCTCGCTCGACGACGTCAGCGAGGTCCGGCGCGGGCAGCGCTTCGCCTTCGTCATGGACACCCGGCTCTGCGACGGGGTGCACGCCCTCGCCGAAGGCGCCGACATGCTCGTCATCGAGTCGACCTTCCTCGACGAGGACGTCCGCCTCGCCACCGACCACGGCCATCTGACGGCCGGCCAGGCCGCCGCCGTCGCCCGCGACGCGGGCGTACGGCACCTCGTCCTGACCCACTTCTCGCAGCGCTACTCCGACCCCGCCGCCTTCGAACGGCAGGCGCGGGCGGCCGGGTTCGACGGCGAGCTGAGCATTGCCCAGGACCTCATGAGGGTCCCCCTACCGAAACGAACGTGA
- a CDS encoding nitronate monooxygenase produces the protein MSTTALNDLSRFPIVQAPMAGGASCPELVGAVCEAGALGFLAGGYKTAGGLYQEIKRVRGLTARPFGVNLFMPQDGRPADPAAVEVYRHQLAGESTWYDTPLGETDEGRDDAYDAKLAILLEDPVPVVSFTFGCPPRETFHAFDRAGTYTIVTVTSADEALAAQQAGADAVCVQGVEAGGHQGTYRDDPADEDAPGTGLLTLVTQVREAVALPIVATGGIMRGAQIAAVLAAGADAAQLGTAFLPCPESGAHPLHKQALTDPLFTRTALTRAFSGRPARGLVNRFMREHGPYAPAAYPEIHHLTAPLRKAAATAGDAQGMALWAGQGHRLARALPAGQLVEVLAAELDTALSDLSGLAHRSTS, from the coding sequence ATGTCCACCACCGCACTGAACGATCTCTCTCGGTTCCCGATCGTGCAGGCCCCCATGGCGGGTGGCGCCTCCTGTCCCGAGCTCGTCGGAGCCGTCTGCGAGGCCGGGGCGCTCGGGTTCCTCGCCGGCGGGTACAAGACGGCCGGAGGCCTGTACCAGGAGATCAAGCGGGTACGCGGGCTCACCGCACGCCCCTTCGGGGTCAACCTCTTCATGCCGCAGGACGGCCGGCCCGCCGACCCCGCCGCCGTCGAGGTCTACCGCCACCAGCTCGCGGGCGAGTCCACCTGGTACGACACCCCCCTCGGCGAGACCGACGAGGGCCGTGACGACGCCTACGACGCCAAGCTGGCCATCCTCCTGGAGGACCCGGTCCCCGTCGTCTCCTTCACCTTCGGCTGCCCCCCGCGCGAGACCTTCCACGCCTTCGACCGCGCCGGTACGTACACGATCGTCACCGTCACCTCCGCCGACGAGGCCCTCGCCGCGCAGCAGGCCGGAGCCGACGCCGTCTGCGTCCAGGGCGTCGAGGCCGGCGGCCACCAGGGCACGTACCGCGACGACCCGGCCGACGAAGACGCCCCCGGCACCGGGCTCCTCACCCTCGTCACCCAGGTCCGCGAGGCCGTCGCGCTGCCGATCGTCGCCACCGGAGGCATCATGCGCGGTGCGCAGATCGCCGCCGTCCTCGCCGCCGGCGCCGACGCCGCCCAGCTCGGCACCGCCTTCCTCCCCTGCCCCGAGTCGGGCGCCCACCCGCTCCACAAGCAGGCCCTGACGGACCCGCTGTTCACCCGGACCGCCCTCACCCGGGCCTTCTCCGGGCGACCGGCCCGCGGCCTCGTCAACCGCTTCATGCGCGAGCACGGGCCGTACGCCCCCGCCGCCTACCCCGAGATCCACCACCTCACCGCCCCGCTCCGCAAGGCCGCCGCCACCGCGGGCGACGCCCAGGGCATGGCCCTGTGGGCCGGCCAGGGCCACCGCCTCGCCCGCGCGCTCCCCGCCGGGCAGCTGGTCGAGGTGCTGGCCGCCGAACTCGACACCGCCCTCTCCGATCTCTCCGGGCTCGCACACAGGAGCACCTCATGA
- a CDS encoding 16S rRNA (uracil(1498)-N(3))-methyltransferase: MTAPVFVVDTVPGAGSFLLDGPEGRHAVSVKRLRAGEELVLADGRGRWAACVVVSAEGRDELTVRVDEVHEDPEEEPRITVVQALPKGDRGELAVETMTETGVDAIVPWAASRCITQWKGDRGLKALAKWRSTAREAGKQSRRTRFPEVADLMTTKQVAALLAGADFAAVLHEDRDHPSGALATAELPGKGSIVLVVGPEGGVSPDELAAFEAAGAKPYRLGRSVLRTSTAGTAATALVLGRTGRWS; the protein is encoded by the coding sequence ATGACCGCACCCGTCTTCGTCGTCGACACCGTCCCCGGTGCCGGGAGTTTCCTCCTGGACGGGCCCGAGGGGCGGCACGCCGTCTCCGTGAAGCGGCTGCGGGCCGGGGAGGAGCTCGTGCTCGCCGACGGGCGGGGCCGCTGGGCCGCGTGCGTGGTGGTCTCCGCCGAGGGCAGGGACGAGCTCACCGTGCGGGTCGACGAGGTCCACGAGGACCCCGAGGAGGAGCCCCGCATCACGGTCGTCCAGGCCCTGCCCAAGGGCGACCGGGGCGAACTCGCCGTCGAGACCATGACGGAGACCGGCGTGGACGCGATCGTGCCCTGGGCCGCCTCCCGCTGCATCACCCAGTGGAAGGGCGACCGGGGCCTCAAGGCCCTCGCCAAGTGGCGGTCCACCGCGCGCGAGGCCGGCAAGCAGTCGCGCCGCACCCGCTTCCCCGAGGTCGCCGACCTCATGACGACCAAGCAGGTCGCCGCCCTCCTCGCGGGTGCCGACTTCGCGGCCGTCCTGCACGAGGACCGCGACCACCCCAGTGGCGCGCTCGCCACCGCCGAACTCCCCGGGAAGGGGTCGATCGTGCTCGTCGTCGGCCCCGAGGGCGGGGTCTCCCCGGACGAACTCGCCGCCTTCGAGGCCGCGGGCGCGAAGCCGTACCGCCTCGGCCGCAGCGTCCTGCGCACCTCCACGGCCGGTACGGCGGCGACCGCTCTGGTCCTGGGGCGCACGGGCCGCTGGAGCTAG
- a CDS encoding carbohydrate kinase family protein, with protein MTTTRGEQPQNDAGVDPLVCLREPTDPACDVFLTGTVFLDIIFTGLDSAPVRGTESWARGMGSSPGGVANMATALARLGLRTSLAAAFGDDHYGEYCWDALEQGEGIDLSLSRTVPGWHSPVTVSMAYEGERTMVSHGHEAPPLDGALPAYPPHARAAVASLVPGRSEDWVAQAARGGAKVFADVGWDDTGRWDLAGLTDLQHCEAFLPNAAEAMRYTRTDCPRAAARALADKVRYAVVTLGSEGAYAVDGGTGETAEVPAIQVSALDPTGAGDVFVAGFVTGTLADWPLADRLAFAGLTAALSVQEFGGSLSAPTWGEIAAWWQHVQGHARQDPEALRSRYAFLERLLPAPARPWPLRRAVPTIGFRAAHS; from the coding sequence GTGACCACAACAAGGGGAGAGCAGCCGCAAAACGACGCCGGGGTCGACCCGTTGGTGTGTCTGCGCGAGCCCACCGACCCCGCCTGTGACGTCTTCCTGACGGGCACCGTCTTCCTGGACATCATCTTCACCGGGCTCGATTCCGCCCCCGTGCGCGGCACCGAGTCCTGGGCCCGCGGCATGGGGTCCAGCCCCGGCGGCGTCGCCAACATGGCCACCGCCCTCGCCCGGCTCGGGCTGCGGACCTCCCTCGCCGCCGCGTTCGGCGACGACCACTACGGCGAGTACTGCTGGGACGCCCTGGAGCAGGGCGAGGGGATCGATCTCTCGCTCTCCCGGACCGTGCCCGGGTGGCACTCGCCCGTCACCGTCTCCATGGCCTACGAGGGCGAGCGCACCATGGTCTCGCACGGCCACGAGGCCCCGCCGCTCGACGGCGCCCTGCCCGCCTACCCGCCGCACGCGCGCGCGGCCGTCGCCTCCCTCGTGCCCGGCCGCTCCGAGGACTGGGTCGCCCAGGCCGCCCGCGGCGGCGCCAAGGTCTTCGCCGACGTGGGCTGGGACGACACCGGCCGCTGGGATCTCGCCGGGCTCACCGACCTCCAGCACTGCGAGGCCTTCCTGCCGAACGCCGCCGAGGCGATGCGCTACACCCGCACCGACTGCCCCCGGGCCGCCGCCCGCGCCCTCGCCGACAAGGTCCGTTACGCCGTGGTCACCCTCGGTTCCGAGGGTGCCTACGCCGTCGACGGCGGCACCGGCGAGACCGCCGAGGTGCCCGCGATCCAGGTCTCCGCGCTCGACCCGACCGGCGCCGGGGACGTCTTCGTCGCCGGTTTCGTCACCGGCACCCTCGCCGACTGGCCGCTCGCCGACCGGCTCGCCTTCGCCGGTCTGACCGCCGCCCTGTCGGTGCAGGAGTTCGGCGGCTCGCTGTCCGCCCCGACCTGGGGCGAGATCGCCGCCTGGTGGCAGCACGTCCAGGGCCACGCCCGGCAGGACCCCGAGGCGCTGCGCAGCCGCTACGCCTTCCTGGAGCGGCTCCTGCCCGCCCCCGCCCGCCCCTGGCCGCTGCGCAGGGCCGTGCCGACGATCGGCTTCCGGGCGGCCCACTCGTAA
- a CDS encoding adenosine deaminase, translated as MPVPKAELHLHIEGTLEPELAFALAARNGVTLPYADTDALREAYRFSDLQSFLDLYYELMAVLRTAEDFTELADAYLERAAAQGVRHAEIFFDPQAHTARGIPIGVVIEGLGASLDRAEERYGISTRLILCFLRDESAESALATLEAAKPYLHRITGVGLDSAEVGHPPAKFREVYEEAARLGLRRVAHAGEEGPAAYVREALDVLGVERIDHGLRCMEDPSLVDRLARERVPLTLCPFSNVRLRVVDTLAEHPLRTMMSAGLLVTVNSDDPAYFGGYVGDNFDGVRDALGLTEDQLRELARNSFEASFLEDDEARRARYLAEVEAYRFDAAE; from the coding sequence ATGCCCGTACCCAAGGCAGAACTGCACCTCCACATCGAAGGCACCCTCGAACCCGAGCTCGCCTTCGCGCTCGCCGCCCGCAACGGCGTCACCCTGCCGTACGCCGACACCGACGCCCTCCGCGAGGCGTACCGCTTCAGCGACCTCCAGAGCTTCCTGGACCTCTACTACGAGCTGATGGCGGTCCTGCGCACCGCCGAGGACTTCACCGAGCTCGCCGACGCGTATCTGGAGCGGGCCGCCGCGCAGGGCGTCCGGCACGCCGAGATCTTCTTCGACCCGCAGGCGCACACCGCGCGCGGCATCCCGATCGGGGTGGTGATCGAGGGACTCGGCGCGTCCCTCGACCGCGCCGAGGAGCGGTACGGGATCTCCACCCGGCTCATCCTGTGCTTCCTGCGCGACGAGTCGGCCGAATCCGCGCTCGCGACCCTGGAGGCCGCGAAGCCGTACCTCCACCGGATCACCGGCGTCGGCCTCGACTCGGCGGAGGTCGGCCACCCGCCGGCCAAGTTCCGCGAGGTGTACGAGGAGGCCGCCCGGCTCGGCCTCCGCCGCGTCGCCCACGCGGGCGAGGAGGGCCCCGCCGCCTATGTGCGCGAAGCACTGGACGTCCTCGGCGTGGAGCGCATCGACCACGGCCTGCGCTGCATGGAGGACCCGTCGCTGGTCGACCGGCTCGCCCGCGAGCGGGTGCCGCTCACGCTCTGCCCCTTCTCGAACGTCCGGCTCCGCGTCGTCGACACCCTCGCCGAGCATCCGCTCCGCACGATGATGTCGGCGGGGCTGTTGGTGACGGTGAACTCCGACGATCCGGCGTACTTCGGCGGGTACGTGGGGGACAACTTCGACGGGGTCCGGGACGCGCTGGGCCTCACGGAGGACCAGCTCCGGGAACTGGCCCGCAACTCGTTCGAGGCGTCGTTCCTGGAGGACGACGAGGCTCGTCGGGCGCGGTACCTCGCGGAGGTGGAGGCGTACCGCTTCGACGCGGCGGAGTAA
- a CDS encoding MFS transporter gives MSSRTRRSGALVALVALFTAGYLAPYLLPTVVGRLSAGLGVTPSQAGLMGSVLLLASSSAGFTFAARGHRIGPRRAARTGLLAMAVGYGSAAATASVPLVVAGAVLGGLGSGTATAVAVAGIAGRRDPHRASTLGLLAVSATAGALYLTLPHLGGGHAAPLLAIACTATLVWPLTARLPHATHAVRETATTSGPLPHRRAGAVLAGGILCWSLAQNALWGVSGRIGLTQAGLSEVTVGAVFAAALGAGLAGVTAAGALGSRLGRAVPIGAGTVAIAGCVLLSSTAESLAGFATGEIAWNAVYPVVLSYLLGLAASLDPRGRWAVMVGSASSLGVACGPVTGSLLSEHAGYPGMGLTLCTLLLLVAAPMTAVARHASGRPLVPGSIHRRGGAPAAVLAGRGSGTSLVPQMGAPEQEVAAVAVATGRRRVARSAFGLARPSGRG, from the coding sequence ATGTCCTCGCGGACCCGCCGCTCGGGGGCCCTCGTCGCCCTCGTCGCCCTCTTCACGGCCGGCTACCTCGCCCCGTACCTCCTGCCGACCGTCGTCGGCCGCCTCTCCGCCGGACTCGGCGTCACGCCGTCCCAGGCGGGCCTGATGGGCTCGGTCCTGCTCCTCGCCTCCTCCTCCGCCGGCTTCACGTTCGCCGCGCGCGGACACCGGATCGGCCCGCGCCGAGCGGCCCGCACGGGCCTGCTCGCCATGGCCGTCGGATACGGCTCCGCCGCCGCGACCGCCTCCGTACCGCTGGTGGTCGCGGGCGCGGTCCTCGGCGGCCTCGGCTCGGGCACGGCGACGGCGGTGGCCGTGGCCGGAATCGCCGGCCGACGGGACCCGCACCGCGCCTCGACCCTCGGCCTGCTGGCCGTCTCGGCGACGGCGGGCGCCCTGTACCTGACCCTGCCGCACCTGGGCGGCGGCCACGCCGCCCCGCTCCTCGCGATCGCCTGCACGGCGACCCTGGTGTGGCCGCTCACGGCCCGCCTCCCTCACGCCACGCACGCGGTACGGGAGACGGCGACGACCTCAGGCCCCCTCCCCCACCGACGGGCGGGTGCCGTGCTCGCCGGGGGCATCCTGTGCTGGTCGCTCGCGCAGAACGCCCTCTGGGGCGTGAGCGGCCGCATCGGGCTCACCCAGGCGGGCCTCTCCGAGGTCACCGTGGGCGCGGTCTTCGCGGCGGCACTCGGCGCGGGCCTCGCCGGCGTCACGGCGGCGGGCGCACTCGGCTCCCGCCTGGGCCGGGCGGTCCCGATCGGCGCGGGCACGGTGGCGATCGCGGGCTGCGTCCTGCTGAGCTCGACCGCGGAGAGCCTGGCAGGCTTCGCGACCGGTGAGATCGCATGGAACGCCGTCTACCCGGTGGTCCTGTCCTACCTCCTGGGCCTGGCGGCCTCCCTGGACCCGCGCGGCCGCTGGGCCGTCATGGTCGGCTCGGCCTCGTCCCTGGGCGTGGCCTGCGGCCCGGTGACCGGCAGCCTCCTCTCGGAGCACGCCGGCTACCCGGGCATGGGCCTGACCCTGTGCACCCTGCTCCTCCTGGTCGCCGCCCCCATGACGGCAGTGGCCCGCCACGCCTCGGGCCGCCCCCTGGTCCCGGGCTCGATCCACCGCCGAGGCGGGGCACCGGCGGCGGTGCTCGCGGGCCGGGGGTCGGGGACGTCCCTGGTCCCCCAGATGGGAGCACCGGAGCAGGAGGTCGCGGCGGTCGCGGTGGCGACGGGCCGCCGCCGGGTGGCGAGGTCGGCGTTCGGCCTGGCGAGGCCGTCGGGCCGGGGGTAG
- a CDS encoding tetratricopeptide repeat protein: MTASSPSTALARAEALYETGRYAQAGELVARHLAGEPEDAEALVLLARCHHRAGDRAAALAAVDQALGAHPDLLGAWLMRVHILLADRRFQEAEAAARYSVELAPNFWGSHYALGTTLAEHAEHTGTPARTAEAYEIARTAVGLAPEEDAAHFLVGLTAQRRGDHATAQRAYETTLRLNPQSSEAHNNLSLLRLRRRWFRRGAWTQAAEGFVASAALDLQDRKARYNLEAMAWNTAAGARWVALLGFVASATARVAIPGRATWADAAVPLLLGAAVVLGAWTGWGVWMARRVPPRLRRPMLLVARNCRPVLFMAGAVGLLGLYSLVSLALWSLDPGTVSGFGTPLFWGVIITYWVSRSALNRRTPKD; the protein is encoded by the coding sequence GTGACCGCCTCCAGCCCGTCCACCGCGCTCGCCCGCGCCGAGGCGCTCTACGAGACCGGGCGGTACGCACAGGCCGGTGAGCTCGTCGCCCGGCACCTGGCGGGCGAACCGGAGGACGCCGAGGCGCTCGTCCTGCTCGCCCGCTGCCACCACCGGGCCGGCGACCGGGCCGCCGCCCTGGCCGCCGTCGACCAGGCGCTCGGGGCCCATCCCGATCTGCTCGGGGCCTGGCTGATGCGGGTCCACATCCTCCTCGCCGACCGGCGGTTCCAGGAGGCCGAGGCCGCCGCGCGGTACTCCGTGGAACTTGCCCCGAACTTCTGGGGCAGCCACTACGCGCTCGGCACCACCCTCGCCGAGCACGCCGAACACACCGGCACGCCCGCGCGTACCGCCGAGGCGTACGAGATCGCGCGGACCGCCGTCGGCCTCGCCCCCGAGGAGGACGCCGCCCACTTCCTCGTCGGCCTCACCGCCCAGCGGCGCGGCGACCACGCCACCGCACAGCGCGCGTACGAGACGACCCTGCGCCTCAACCCGCAGAGCAGCGAGGCCCACAACAACCTGTCGCTGCTGCGGCTGCGGCGCCGCTGGTTCCGGCGCGGGGCCTGGACCCAGGCCGCCGAGGGCTTCGTCGCCTCCGCCGCGCTCGACCTCCAGGACCGCAAGGCCCGCTACAACCTGGAGGCCATGGCCTGGAACACCGCCGCCGGGGCCCGCTGGGTCGCCCTCCTCGGCTTCGTCGCCTCCGCCACCGCGCGCGTCGCGATCCCCGGCCGGGCGACCTGGGCCGACGCGGCCGTCCCGCTCCTGCTCGGCGCGGCCGTGGTCCTCGGCGCCTGGACCGGATGGGGCGTGTGGATGGCCCGCCGGGTGCCGCCCCGGCTGCGCCGGCCGATGCTCCTCGTGGCACGCAACTGCAGGCCCGTGCTGTTCATGGCCGGGGCCGTCGGGCTCCTCGGCCTCTACTCGCTCGTCTCGCTCGCCCTGTGGTCCCTCGACCCGGGCACGGTGAGCGGATTCGGCACGCCCCTGTTCTGGGGCGTGATCATCACGTACTGGGTGAGCCGCTCGGCGCTCAACCGCCGCACACCGAAGGACTGA